A DNA window from Castanea sativa cultivar Marrone di Chiusa Pesio chromosome 7, ASM4071231v1 contains the following coding sequences:
- the LOC142643969 gene encoding uncharacterized protein LOC142643969, whose product MDQEGTSSDAGPSQQELVQADKERQKRFQYLNSCVLLYQAAFKGNWQKAKALLDIYPDIVGKPITEGKDTALHIAAAANHPNFVKELLKLMEREDLELQNSYGQTALYFAAASGNVIIAEEMVEKNDKPTLIRPENEMKCTPLYIAALLGRREMVSFLFGKTPFDKLSCGDGGERIELLVATISNDLYDIALIIMKTDVQLATAKDINGKTALYELARKPYAIGSRSQLSVSKRCLNSWFKGIYKKALMQTLARQLVEGLWREVRLLHGGQFSDHVETFLFEAAKMGNAELLIIVIRSYPDLIWKIDAECRSIFHIAVLYRQETVFNLIYEIGAIKDMILTYTDVEGQNILHLAGKLAPASRLNTVSGAALQMQRELLWFKEVQKMVQPPYLQMESKDKKGKRGKKGRTPWDLFTDEHKYLKTCGEKWMKDTANYCMVVAALIATVVFAAAFTVPGGNKGDTGIPVFLKSKWFRVFFISDAVALLCSSTSILMFLSILTSRFAEEDFLCALPGKLVVGLTALFMSIGGMVAAFSATCFLVYESEISWLPIVIIASAGFPVALFVWLHRRLWLDAIHSYWSGLLLGPSKRRFFFFGRKRRLFF is encoded by the exons GGCAAAAACGATTTCAATACCTTAACTCGTGTGTCCTCCTATATCAAGCTGCTTTTAAAGGTAATTGGCAAAAGGCTAAGGCTCTGCTTGATATATATCCTGATATCGTTGGAAAACCAATAACAGAAGGGAAAGACACAGCTCTTCACATTGCAGCAGCCGCGAATCACCCCAATTTCGTAAAAGAACTGCTGAAATTGATGGAAAGGGAAGATTTAGAACTTCAAAACTCTTATGGACAAACAGCGCTATACTTTGCTGCGGCATCAGGAAATGTAATAATTGCAGAGGAGATGGTGGAAAAGAATGATAAACCAACTTTGATCCGCCCTGAAAACGAAATGAAATGTACACCACTTTACATAGCAGCTTTGCTGGGACGTAGAGAAATGGTGTCGTTTCTATTCGGTAAGACTCCTTTTGATAAATTGTCTTGTGGCGATGGTGGCGAACGCATTGAGCTCCTTGTTGCTACTATTTCCAATGATTTGTATG ATATAGCATTGATAATTATGAAAACGGATGTACAATTAGCAACCGCCAAGGATATAAATGGAAAGACTGCATTGTATGAATTGGCCAGGAAACCATATGCAATTGGCAGCAGAAGTCAGCTATCAGTTTCAAAACGATGCTTAAACTCCT GGTTCAAAGGGATTTATAAAAAAGCTCTGATGCAGACATTAGCTCGTCAATTAGTTGAAGGCCTTTGGAGAGAGGTTCGACTATTGCATGGAGGACAATTTTCAGATCATGttgagacttttctttttgaagCTGCCAAAATGGGGAATGCTGAacttttaattattgttattcGCTCTTATCCTGATCTCATATGGAAAATAGACGCAGAATGCCGAAGTATATTTCATATTGCTGTTTTGTATCGGCAAGAGACTGTATTTAATCTGATTTATGAGATAGGCGCTATCAAGGATATGATTTTAACCTACACTGATGTTGAAGGCCAGAACATCCTGCACTTAGCTGGAAAGTTGGCTCCTGCAAGTCGACTAAATACGGTATCAGGAGCAGCCCTTCAAATGCAACGAGAGTTGTTGTGGTTTAAG GAAGTACAAAAGATGGTGCAACCTCCATATTTGCAAATGGaatcaaaagacaaaaaaggcAAACGAGGCAAAAAGGGCAGAACACCTTGGGATTTATTTACAGATGAACATAAATATTTGAAGACTTGTGGTGAAAAGTGGATGAAGGACACAGCAAACTATTGCATGGTTGTGGCAGCACTGATTGCCACTGTAGTTTTCGCTGCTGCTTTCACTGTACCAGGTGGTAACAAGGGGGACACTGGAATTCCTGTTTTCTTGAAAAGTAAATGGTTTAGGGTATTTTTCATATCAGATGCAGTAGCACTGTTATGCTCTTCGACTTCCATATTAATGTTCTTGTCAATTCTCACGTCCCGTTTTGCCGAAGAAGATTTCCTCTGTGCATTACCTGGAAAGTTGGTGGTTGGACTTACAGCACTCTTCATGTCTATAGGAGGCATGGTGGCAGCCTTCAGTGCAACTTGCTTTTTGGTCTATGAAAGTGAAATTTCATGGCTTCCGATTGTTATAATAGCTTCGGCTGGTTTCCCTGttgctttgtttgtttggcTACATCGTCGACTTTGGCTTGATGCAATCCACTCCTACTGGTCTGGGTTACTTCTTGGACCAAGTAAACGTAGATTCTTTTTTTTCGGAAGAAAACGTAGGCTCTTTTTTTAG